A part of Phoenix dactylifera cultivar Barhee BC4 chromosome 2, palm_55x_up_171113_PBpolish2nd_filt_p, whole genome shotgun sequence genomic DNA contains:
- the LOC120110026 gene encoding pectin acetylesterase 8-like: MVQQIRTPLFILNAAYDSWQEKILKNKQTEYCQCCRTQFLNALAGFGSSSSTGMFINSCYAHCQSEMQETWLSSDSPVLEKIVRSITICYRLLDNDLNFGLLRESVDIPLGEVYKVLPIAKAVGDWFYDRIAFQKIDCPYLCDSTCHSRIFEDNSEA; the protein is encoded by the exons ATGGTGCAGCAGATACGCACGCCACTTTTCATATTAAATGCTGCATATGATTCATGGCAG GAAAAGATTTTGAAGAACAAGCAGACAGAATATTGTCAat GTTGCAGGACACAATTTCTAAATGCACTGGCTGGGTTTGGGAGCTCTTCTTCTACAGGCATGTTCATAAATTCTTGTTATGCCCACTGCCAGTCAGAAATGCAAGAGACATGGCTAAGTTCTGATTCTCCTGTGCTTGAGAAGATTGTCAGATCCATTACCATATGCTATAGATTGTTAGATAACG ATTTGAACTTTGGGCTCTTGAGGGAGTCAGTTGATATCCCTCTAGGTGAAGTATACAAAGTTCTG ccaATTGCAAAGGCAGTTGGAGACTGGTTTTATGATAGGATTGCCTTCCAAAAGATTGACTGTCCTTACCTTTGTGACTCAACATGTCACAGCCGCATCTTTGAAGACAATTCGGAAGCATAG
- the LOC120110027 gene encoding pectin acetylesterase 8-like: MALQTLDKGEHLLDFYNWNKVKVRYCDGSSFTGDVKRVNPTTNLHYRGARVWLAVMEDLLAKGMSKAENALLSGCSAGGFISILHRDNFHALLPLGTRVKCLSDAGYFINLDQPRICHLHALRG, translated from the exons ATGGCTCTCCAAACTCTCGACAAAGGGGAACACTTGCTAG ACTTCTACAATTGGAACAAGGTCAAGGTTCGCTACTGTGATGGTTCATCATTTACCGGAGATGTAAAGAGAGTAAATCCT ACCACCAACCTTCATTATAGAGGAGCAAGGGTATGGCTTGCTGTTATGGAAGATCTACTTGCAAAGGGAATGAGCAAGGCTGAAAAT GCTCTTCTCTCAGGCTGTTCTGCCGGTGGATTTATATCCATTCTACACCGTgacaacttccatgcccttttACCATTGGGTACCAGAGTTAAATGTCTTTCAGATGCTGGTTATTTTATCAATTT GGATCAGCCCAGAATTTGCCATCTTCATGCACTTCGAGGCTGA